In Pseudorasbora parva isolate DD20220531a chromosome 20, ASM2467924v1, whole genome shotgun sequence, a single window of DNA contains:
- the cdkn1ba gene encoding cyclin-dependent kinase inhibitor 1Ba produces MCKMSKVRVSNGSPTLERVDARQADHVKPSVCRTLFGPVTPVDREDFARDAKDQMREMEKASKKKWNYDFAKNEPLAPGNYEWQEVDAKEVPEFYIRPPHVKRASSNVTGTVDHNGNHDYLLTTPSLESVGGDSDSTQTGSRTDCRTALSTPRKRPSTEDRDLPCQSKRPNVLATEANPCPDTSSLEQAPSKSDPKT; encoded by the exons ATGTGCAAGATGTCAAAAGTGCGCGTCTCTAATGGAAGTCCCACGCTGGAGAGGGTGGACGCGAGGCAGGCGGACCACGTCAAACCGTCTGTCTGCCGAACTCTCTTCGGTCCCGTCACTCCCGTGGATCGCGAAGACTTTGCCAGGGACGCCAAGGACCAAATGCGGGAGATGGAGAAAGCGTCCAAGAAAAAATGGAATTACGACTTCGCCAAGAACGAGCCGCTCGCGCCGGGCAACTACGAGTGGCAGGAGGTGGACGCCAAAGAGGTCCCGGAGTTTTACATCAGACCGCCTCACGTAAAACGGGCTAGCTCTAACGTTACCGGGACTGTGGACCATAACGGGAACCACGATTATTTGTTGACAACTCCCTCCCTGGAGAGCGTAGGGGGGGACTCTGACAGCACGCAGACCGGGAGTCGAACGGACTGCCGAACGGCGCTCTCCACGCCGAGGAAAAGACCGTCGACAGAAGACCGGG ATCTTCCTTGCCAAAGTAAAAGACCCAACGTCCTCGCGACCGAGGCGAACCCCTGTCCGGATACGAGTTCGCTCGAGCAAGCGCCCAGCAAGTCGGATCCCAAAACGTAA